A portion of the Magnolia sinica isolate HGM2019 chromosome 17, MsV1, whole genome shotgun sequence genome contains these proteins:
- the LOC131231117 gene encoding transcription factor BHLH42 isoform X2, with product MASPPSNRLQHMLQAAVQGVQWTYSLFWQLCPQQGILVWGDGYYNGAIKTRKTVQPMEVSTEEASLQRSQQLRELYDSLSAGETNQPARRPCAALSPEDLTESEWFYLMCVSFSFPPGVGLPGKAYSRRHHVWLTGANEADSKLFSRAILAKTVVCIPLMDGVLELGTTERVQEDLGLIQHAKSFFTDHQNQQQLPKPALSEQSTSNPTSSSDRPCLHSPPLPTMFAIANPQPKQDEPNQEEEDDDDDDDDDEADSDSEAEIGRTHMNFGINPVHMCGQIPHVMSTTQIIAEPSELMQLEMSEDIRIGSPDDCSNNIDSEPHVLAASHSVGQADQPCLIDSYRAESARAWPSLPDELNNTLPPSGSPQIHDLPQEDTHYSQTVSAILQLNCGRWTNSSSNGYFDYSQQSAFSKWSGKNNHLLCLPLEGTSQWRLKYILFTVPFLHNKYRDENSPKSRDGDNGSRFRKSTPQDELSANHVLAERRRREKLNERFIILRSLVPFVTKMDKASILGDTIEYVKQLRKRIQDLESRNRSNESNQRLKEMELQKLNNSKEQSILINTNLTKSNASQNSSGDRSRSPIMEKRKMRVVEGTGSAKTKAVDATFNNTVQVSIIERDALLEFQCPYRDGLLLEIMQTLSELRLEITAVQSSSTNGIFITEIRAKVKDRINGKKASIMEVKKAIHQIIPHY from the exons ATGGCATCCCCGCCGAGCAATCGGCTACAACATATGCTACAGGCAGCCGTGCAGGGCGTTCAATGGACTTATAGCCTCTTTTGGCAACTCTGCCCACAACAAGG GATTCTGGTTTGGGGAGATGGGTATTACAACGGCGCTATTAAGACAAGGAAGACAGTGCAGCCCATGGAAGTGAGCACGGAAGAGGCTTCCCTGCAGAGGAGCCAACAACTGAGAGAGCTGTACGATTCGTTATCAGCTGGGGAAACTAACCAACCAGCCCGCCGACCATGCGCTGCACTCTCTCCAGAGGATCTAACGGAGTCAGAATGGTTCTACCTTATGTGcgtctctttctcttttcctcctgGTGTCGG GTTACCAGGAAAGGCATATTCAAGGCGTCACCATGTGTGGCTCACCGGTGCAAATGAGGCTGATAGCAAACTCTTCTCTAGGGCAATACTTGCTAAG ACTGTAGTATGTATTCCTCTCATGGATGGCGTCCTTGAACTTGGCACAACAGAGAGG GTTCAAGAGGACTTGGGGTTGATCCAACATGCTAAGAGCTTCTTCACAGACCACCAAAACCAGCAACAACTCCCCAAGCCTGCACTCTCTGAACAATCCACATCCAACCCCACCTCCTCTTCCGACCGGCCTTGCTTACACTCTCCACCCCTCCCAACCATGTTCGCAATAGCCAACCCACAACCCAAACAAGATGAACCCaaccaagaagaagaagacgatgacgacgacgatgatgatgatgaagctgatTCAGACTCAGAAGCTGAAATAGGCAGAACCCACATGAATTTCGGGATAAAccctgtccacatgtgtggacaaaTCCCTCATGTTATGTCCACAACACAGATAATAGCTGAGCCGAGTGAGCTAATGCAACTGGAGATGTCAGAGGACATTCGGATAGGCTCCCCAGATGACTGCTCTAACAACATAGATTCTGAGCCACATGTGCTTGCTGCAAGCCACTCTGTCGGTCAAGCTGACCAACCATGTCTTATTGATTCCTATCGCGCCGAGTCGGCTCGGGCTTGGCCATCCCTCCCTGATGAGCTCAACAACACCCTTCCACCTTCAG GATCTCCACAAATCCATGACTTGCCGCAAGAAGACACACACTATTCACAAACGGTATCTGCAATTCTACAACTGAATTGTGGCCGTTGGACTAATTCTTCATCAAACGGTTACTTTGATTATTCACAACAATCGGCATTCTCTAAGTGGAGCGGCAAAAATAATCACCTCCTCTGTCTACCTCTAGAAGGGACTTCCCAGTGGCGTCTAAAATACATTCTCTTCACAGTTCCCTTCCTTCATAACAAGTACAGAGATGAGAATTCACCAAAATCTCGAGATGGTGACAATGGAAGCCGGTTTCGGAAGAGCACGCCTCAAGACGAATTGAGTGCAAACCATGTTCTTGCTGAGCGACGTAGGAGAGAGAAGCTAAATGAGCGGTTCATAATCCTTCGCTCCTTAGTCCCATTCGTCACCAAG ATGGATAAGGCTTCTATCTTGGGTGACACAATCGAATATGTAAAGCAACTACGTAAGAGAATACAAGATCTCGAATCACGAAATCGGTCAAATGAAAGCAATCAAAGGTTGAAGGAGATGGAGTTACAAAAGTTGAACAATTCAAAAGAGCAAAGCATCCTAATAAATACCAACTTGACTAAGTCCAATGCatctcaaaactcaagtggggacCGAAGTCGAAGTCCGATTATggagaagaggaaaatgagagtaGTTGAAGGAACAGGGAGTGCAAAGACGAAAGCAGTTGATGCGACATTCAATAATACTGTTCAGGTCTCTATAATTGAGAGAGACGCTCTGTTGGAGTTCCAGTGCCCATACAGGGATGGGCTGCTTCTTGAGATCATGCAGACACTTTCTGAACTCAGGTTAGAGATTACTGCCGTCCAGTCTTCTTCAACTAATGGCATTTTCATCACGGAAATACGAGCTAAG gtgaaaGATAGAATTAATGGAAAGAAAGCTAGTATTATGGAAGTAAAGAAGGCAATTCATCAAATCATCCCCCATTACTGA
- the LOC131231117 gene encoding transcription factor BHLH42 isoform X3, with protein sequence MASPPSNRLQHMLQAAVQGVQWTYSLFWQLCPQQGILVWGDGYYNGAIKTRKTVQPMEVSTEEASLQRSQQLRELYDSLSAGETNQPARRPCAALSPEDLTESEWFYLMCVSFSFPPGVGLPGKAYSRRHHVWLTGANEADSKLFSRAILAKSARIQVQEDLGLIQHAKSFFTDHQNQQQLPKPALSEQSTSNPTSSSDRPCLHSPPLPTMFAIANPQPKQDEPNQEEEDDDDDDDDDEADSDSEAEIGRTHMNFGINPVHMCGQIPHVMSTTQIIAEPSELMQLEMSEDIRIGSPDDCSNNIDSEPHVLAASHSVGQADQPCLIDSYRAESARAWPSLPDELNNTLPPSGSPQIHDLPQEDTHYSQTVSAILQLNCGRWTNSSSNGYFDYSQQSAFSKWSGKNNHLLCLPLEGTSQWRLKYILFTVPFLHNKYRDENSPKSRDGDNGSRFRKSTPQDELSANHVLAERRRREKLNERFIILRSLVPFVTKMDKASILGDTIEYVKQLRKRIQDLESRNRSNESNQRLKEMELQKLNNSKEQSILINTNLTKSNASQNSSGDRSRSPIMEKRKMRVVEGTGSAKTKAVDATFNNTVQVSIIERDALLEFQCPYRDGLLLEIMQTLSELRLEITAVQSSSTNGIFITEIRAKVKDRINGKKASIMEVKKAIHQIIPHY encoded by the exons ATGGCATCCCCGCCGAGCAATCGGCTACAACATATGCTACAGGCAGCCGTGCAGGGCGTTCAATGGACTTATAGCCTCTTTTGGCAACTCTGCCCACAACAAGG GATTCTGGTTTGGGGAGATGGGTATTACAACGGCGCTATTAAGACAAGGAAGACAGTGCAGCCCATGGAAGTGAGCACGGAAGAGGCTTCCCTGCAGAGGAGCCAACAACTGAGAGAGCTGTACGATTCGTTATCAGCTGGGGAAACTAACCAACCAGCCCGCCGACCATGCGCTGCACTCTCTCCAGAGGATCTAACGGAGTCAGAATGGTTCTACCTTATGTGcgtctctttctcttttcctcctgGTGTCGG GTTACCAGGAAAGGCATATTCAAGGCGTCACCATGTGTGGCTCACCGGTGCAAATGAGGCTGATAGCAAACTCTTCTCTAGGGCAATACTTGCTAAG AGTGCTCGGATCCAG GTTCAAGAGGACTTGGGGTTGATCCAACATGCTAAGAGCTTCTTCACAGACCACCAAAACCAGCAACAACTCCCCAAGCCTGCACTCTCTGAACAATCCACATCCAACCCCACCTCCTCTTCCGACCGGCCTTGCTTACACTCTCCACCCCTCCCAACCATGTTCGCAATAGCCAACCCACAACCCAAACAAGATGAACCCaaccaagaagaagaagacgatgacgacgacgatgatgatgatgaagctgatTCAGACTCAGAAGCTGAAATAGGCAGAACCCACATGAATTTCGGGATAAAccctgtccacatgtgtggacaaaTCCCTCATGTTATGTCCACAACACAGATAATAGCTGAGCCGAGTGAGCTAATGCAACTGGAGATGTCAGAGGACATTCGGATAGGCTCCCCAGATGACTGCTCTAACAACATAGATTCTGAGCCACATGTGCTTGCTGCAAGCCACTCTGTCGGTCAAGCTGACCAACCATGTCTTATTGATTCCTATCGCGCCGAGTCGGCTCGGGCTTGGCCATCCCTCCCTGATGAGCTCAACAACACCCTTCCACCTTCAG GATCTCCACAAATCCATGACTTGCCGCAAGAAGACACACACTATTCACAAACGGTATCTGCAATTCTACAACTGAATTGTGGCCGTTGGACTAATTCTTCATCAAACGGTTACTTTGATTATTCACAACAATCGGCATTCTCTAAGTGGAGCGGCAAAAATAATCACCTCCTCTGTCTACCTCTAGAAGGGACTTCCCAGTGGCGTCTAAAATACATTCTCTTCACAGTTCCCTTCCTTCATAACAAGTACAGAGATGAGAATTCACCAAAATCTCGAGATGGTGACAATGGAAGCCGGTTTCGGAAGAGCACGCCTCAAGACGAATTGAGTGCAAACCATGTTCTTGCTGAGCGACGTAGGAGAGAGAAGCTAAATGAGCGGTTCATAATCCTTCGCTCCTTAGTCCCATTCGTCACCAAG ATGGATAAGGCTTCTATCTTGGGTGACACAATCGAATATGTAAAGCAACTACGTAAGAGAATACAAGATCTCGAATCACGAAATCGGTCAAATGAAAGCAATCAAAGGTTGAAGGAGATGGAGTTACAAAAGTTGAACAATTCAAAAGAGCAAAGCATCCTAATAAATACCAACTTGACTAAGTCCAATGCatctcaaaactcaagtggggacCGAAGTCGAAGTCCGATTATggagaagaggaaaatgagagtaGTTGAAGGAACAGGGAGTGCAAAGACGAAAGCAGTTGATGCGACATTCAATAATACTGTTCAGGTCTCTATAATTGAGAGAGACGCTCTGTTGGAGTTCCAGTGCCCATACAGGGATGGGCTGCTTCTTGAGATCATGCAGACACTTTCTGAACTCAGGTTAGAGATTACTGCCGTCCAGTCTTCTTCAACTAATGGCATTTTCATCACGGAAATACGAGCTAAG gtgaaaGATAGAATTAATGGAAAGAAAGCTAGTATTATGGAAGTAAAGAAGGCAATTCATCAAATCATCCCCCATTACTGA
- the LOC131231117 gene encoding transcription factor BHLH42 isoform X1, which yields MASPPSNRLQHMLQAAVQGVQWTYSLFWQLCPQQGILVWGDGYYNGAIKTRKTVQPMEVSTEEASLQRSQQLRELYDSLSAGETNQPARRPCAALSPEDLTESEWFYLMCVSFSFPPGVGLPGKAYSRRHHVWLTGANEADSKLFSRAILAKSARIQTVVCIPLMDGVLELGTTERVQEDLGLIQHAKSFFTDHQNQQQLPKPALSEQSTSNPTSSSDRPCLHSPPLPTMFAIANPQPKQDEPNQEEEDDDDDDDDDEADSDSEAEIGRTHMNFGINPVHMCGQIPHVMSTTQIIAEPSELMQLEMSEDIRIGSPDDCSNNIDSEPHVLAASHSVGQADQPCLIDSYRAESARAWPSLPDELNNTLPPSGSPQIHDLPQEDTHYSQTVSAILQLNCGRWTNSSSNGYFDYSQQSAFSKWSGKNNHLLCLPLEGTSQWRLKYILFTVPFLHNKYRDENSPKSRDGDNGSRFRKSTPQDELSANHVLAERRRREKLNERFIILRSLVPFVTKMDKASILGDTIEYVKQLRKRIQDLESRNRSNESNQRLKEMELQKLNNSKEQSILINTNLTKSNASQNSSGDRSRSPIMEKRKMRVVEGTGSAKTKAVDATFNNTVQVSIIERDALLEFQCPYRDGLLLEIMQTLSELRLEITAVQSSSTNGIFITEIRAKVKDRINGKKASIMEVKKAIHQIIPHY from the exons ATGGCATCCCCGCCGAGCAATCGGCTACAACATATGCTACAGGCAGCCGTGCAGGGCGTTCAATGGACTTATAGCCTCTTTTGGCAACTCTGCCCACAACAAGG GATTCTGGTTTGGGGAGATGGGTATTACAACGGCGCTATTAAGACAAGGAAGACAGTGCAGCCCATGGAAGTGAGCACGGAAGAGGCTTCCCTGCAGAGGAGCCAACAACTGAGAGAGCTGTACGATTCGTTATCAGCTGGGGAAACTAACCAACCAGCCCGCCGACCATGCGCTGCACTCTCTCCAGAGGATCTAACGGAGTCAGAATGGTTCTACCTTATGTGcgtctctttctcttttcctcctgGTGTCGG GTTACCAGGAAAGGCATATTCAAGGCGTCACCATGTGTGGCTCACCGGTGCAAATGAGGCTGATAGCAAACTCTTCTCTAGGGCAATACTTGCTAAG AGTGCTCGGATCCAG ACTGTAGTATGTATTCCTCTCATGGATGGCGTCCTTGAACTTGGCACAACAGAGAGG GTTCAAGAGGACTTGGGGTTGATCCAACATGCTAAGAGCTTCTTCACAGACCACCAAAACCAGCAACAACTCCCCAAGCCTGCACTCTCTGAACAATCCACATCCAACCCCACCTCCTCTTCCGACCGGCCTTGCTTACACTCTCCACCCCTCCCAACCATGTTCGCAATAGCCAACCCACAACCCAAACAAGATGAACCCaaccaagaagaagaagacgatgacgacgacgatgatgatgatgaagctgatTCAGACTCAGAAGCTGAAATAGGCAGAACCCACATGAATTTCGGGATAAAccctgtccacatgtgtggacaaaTCCCTCATGTTATGTCCACAACACAGATAATAGCTGAGCCGAGTGAGCTAATGCAACTGGAGATGTCAGAGGACATTCGGATAGGCTCCCCAGATGACTGCTCTAACAACATAGATTCTGAGCCACATGTGCTTGCTGCAAGCCACTCTGTCGGTCAAGCTGACCAACCATGTCTTATTGATTCCTATCGCGCCGAGTCGGCTCGGGCTTGGCCATCCCTCCCTGATGAGCTCAACAACACCCTTCCACCTTCAG GATCTCCACAAATCCATGACTTGCCGCAAGAAGACACACACTATTCACAAACGGTATCTGCAATTCTACAACTGAATTGTGGCCGTTGGACTAATTCTTCATCAAACGGTTACTTTGATTATTCACAACAATCGGCATTCTCTAAGTGGAGCGGCAAAAATAATCACCTCCTCTGTCTACCTCTAGAAGGGACTTCCCAGTGGCGTCTAAAATACATTCTCTTCACAGTTCCCTTCCTTCATAACAAGTACAGAGATGAGAATTCACCAAAATCTCGAGATGGTGACAATGGAAGCCGGTTTCGGAAGAGCACGCCTCAAGACGAATTGAGTGCAAACCATGTTCTTGCTGAGCGACGTAGGAGAGAGAAGCTAAATGAGCGGTTCATAATCCTTCGCTCCTTAGTCCCATTCGTCACCAAG ATGGATAAGGCTTCTATCTTGGGTGACACAATCGAATATGTAAAGCAACTACGTAAGAGAATACAAGATCTCGAATCACGAAATCGGTCAAATGAAAGCAATCAAAGGTTGAAGGAGATGGAGTTACAAAAGTTGAACAATTCAAAAGAGCAAAGCATCCTAATAAATACCAACTTGACTAAGTCCAATGCatctcaaaactcaagtggggacCGAAGTCGAAGTCCGATTATggagaagaggaaaatgagagtaGTTGAAGGAACAGGGAGTGCAAAGACGAAAGCAGTTGATGCGACATTCAATAATACTGTTCAGGTCTCTATAATTGAGAGAGACGCTCTGTTGGAGTTCCAGTGCCCATACAGGGATGGGCTGCTTCTTGAGATCATGCAGACACTTTCTGAACTCAGGTTAGAGATTACTGCCGTCCAGTCTTCTTCAACTAATGGCATTTTCATCACGGAAATACGAGCTAAG gtgaaaGATAGAATTAATGGAAAGAAAGCTAGTATTATGGAAGTAAAGAAGGCAATTCATCAAATCATCCCCCATTACTGA